A portion of the Synechococcales cyanobacterium CNB genome contains these proteins:
- a CDS encoding integration host factor subunit beta — MKTITKKDLIDRITARTGEKRAAVKRIVQEFLEQIGGDLAAGNRIEFRDFGVFEVRQRAPRTAQNPKTLQPVQVPGRPTVRFKPGRLMRDSIENGNARIVEVRPAGKRARKAEVHVRTGGGRIASSDDGRAPKG, encoded by the coding sequence ATGAAAACCATCACCAAGAAAGACCTGATCGACCGCATCACCGCCCGAACGGGCGAGAAGCGCGCGGCGGTCAAGCGCATCGTGCAGGAGTTCCTCGAACAGATCGGCGGTGACCTCGCCGCGGGCAACCGCATCGAGTTCCGAGACTTCGGCGTCTTCGAGGTCCGGCAGCGCGCCCCGCGAACCGCCCAGAACCCAAAGACTCTCCAGCCCGTGCAAGTGCCGGGTCGCCCCACCGTCCGATTCAAGCCCGGCCGACTGATGCGCGACAGCATCGAGAACGGCAACGCCCGCATCGTCGAGGTCCGCCCGGCCGGCAAGCGCGCCCGAAAGGCGGAAGTGCACGTCCGCACGGGCGGCGGGCGCATCGCTTCCTCCGACGACGGACGCGCGCCCAAGGGCTGA